The sequence caaaaagcgtaaaaaacattttttatagacatatttggtatcgccgcgtgcgtaaatgtccaaactattaaaataaaatgttaatgatcccgtacggtgaacggcgtgaacgaaaaaaaatttaaaaagtccaaaattcctacttttttaatacattttattaaaaaaaaattataaaaaatgtattaaaagttttttatatacaaatgtggtatcaaaaaaaagtacagatcatgacgcaaaaaatgagcccccataccgccgcttttacggaaaaataaaaaagttataggtcatcaaaataaagggattataaacgtactaatttggttaaaaagtttgtgattttttttaagcgcaacaataatataaaagtatataataatgggtatcattttaatcgtattgaccctcagaataaagaacacatgtcatttttaccagaaattgtacggcgtgaaaacaaaaccttccaaaattagcaaaattgcgtttttcgttttaatttccccacaaaaatagtgttttttggttgcgccatacattttatgatataatgagtgatgtcattacaaaggacaactggtcgcgcaaaaaacaaaccctcatactagtctgtggatgaaaatataaaagagttatgatttttagaaggcgaggaggaaaaaatgaaaacataaaaattaaattgtctgagtccttaaggccaaaatgggctgagtccttaaggggttaaaacctttgagattgacatcacctgttcttcccagatgatgattgagagcaatccatgacactggcaggtctcagctttgcaaagggggcagtgcatgctataaattctgcagggtgccaaaacttttgcagacgccatttttttgttttctgttattttgaaagtgtaaatgatggaaataaaatctaacttttgttgacatattataagaatgtctaatctgtaatttgatgccttttggagattattccatctttccttggcttctttatgcacattaaaacacatttttacctgaggtgcccaaacttttgataccCACTGTATATAGTTTAGGCAtaccgggggagatttatcaaaacctgcccagaggaaaagttgctgagttgcccatagaaaccaatcagataacttctttcacttttgaaaaggtctctgaaaaattaaagaggcaatctgattggttgctatgaacaactcagtaacttttcctctgggcaggttttgataaatctctgccaCTAAGTGGCTGGACCTTTAGTCTTGATACATGTGTAAATAACACTAGGGTTTTATTTGTCTTAGTGAATAGTATCTGTTCTATCTGTCTAtttaaagttacatagttacatcgttacatagtatggttgaaaaaatacATACATCCATTAAATTCAACCAACTATTTGAGATGGTTGAGAATGTAATCCAGGGTTATAATACTGGACATTGATTGATTGTACAAGTGATTATAGTGGCCATAATAAACTCACATGATGTTCATATCTATATACCAAATAAAGTAAATTAATGAGTATCTGACATGTCATGTGTCTAGACCCTGGTCTATATACTCACACCCACCCGATCATCATTGGATGACATTATATTTGTTTGGGTGGGGGTTTAAGATAAGGAACAAGCTAAAAATATCTCTAAGTAGACATGAGGAAAAGGAGAGGAGGCATCAAGAAGGCATCACAAGAAGCTACCTGAAGGGGTGGAGCCATAAAGAGTCAGGGGGGAATTATTTTACCATAGTCCTCTCTTCTCTGAGGACTGGTTAAGACTATAGGCATTTCCAAGGACCCCAGGCAGCCATCTTTCATTTATCCTGGTGTGTAAGTATGCATACTCTTGgtaagatacacaggtttcttatttgattGAGTTACCTTATTTATATTGTGGATGGAATTATGTCATGTAGATAAGAACTGGCTTTATATAATCTCAATGATAAGATGGTAAAGTTAGCATATAGACCACTCCTCCTTCTAttgcagatcacagcacaaaaaatgagccctcacatatccctatgtatggaaaaataaaaaagttgaggggtcagaacaggacaatTTATAATGTACAAATTATTGTgcacaaagttataattttttaacagaagtaaaactaaatcaaacctatataagttctAATTTGTATCGTACAGACCTACAGaacaagtgcactgcgtagaaacggaaaaatgacaaaatagcatcttggtttttttttgtcccacaaataatattttttttctttccccgtaaattttgtggtgaaatgattgatggcattacaaagtaaaattgttagcacataaaacaagccctcatatgggtctgttggtggaaaactgaaagtgttatgatgtttagaaggcggggagggaaaaaaaagtgttcttaaggggttaagggattacTTTTTTTGCTGGTTTTGTATGCCTTTTCATTAAAGAGGAAGACATTTTGGCTTCAGTGTTGGCTGCTGTACACTTTTTTAATCTaggaaaataatattttataaacTTAAAATTTATATTTTCCAGTATATTTCCATCTGATGAAGCATTCTGCAATTTTTGTATAATATacaagagagaaaaaaatatcTATCCTTACCCACATGAAACACATTGTGGAATCTTTTGACAGAACTTCCAGCAGAGATTTATTGGGTGGTGCTAGGACaaagcagactgcattgccatcccaaTAGAGTGCAATGCATTTCTCTGAGCATCTGCCAAATGATCCATCTATGGGGACGACTATGCAGTCTGCGTCTTAGCACCGCTTTCTGGATTTCCAATGGGAATTCTGTCCGGAGAGTTTGCGAAGTAAACTAAGGCTAAGGCCTTGCACAGTATTGAAATTGCACTAGGAATTATTCtgtgtgggattctgctgcactgtgcacactacaGAAGTACTGCAGCTATAGTTCCAAGGTGGTTCTGGATTCCGACAAAAGAATGAACAGTGTTCACTGAAATCCTGCCAGAACTGCATTGCAGTCGATGGgaaggagcttaaaggggtactccactggccagtgtttggaacattaagttccaaacgctgtgtgcacactgcaggggttggccacacccccttgtggtgTCAcatctcgccccctcaatgcaagtcaatgggagggggcatgatggttgccacaacccctcccatagactttcattgagaagTCGTGgtttgacatcacgagggggcatggccaaagCCAGCAGCACGCACACAGAGTTCAGAACTAGATGTtcaaaatgctggccagtggcgtacccctttcaTGGCCTCTCAGCCAATAAGTGCAGATTCTGTTGGAGGCTACTGCAAGTGGTATCTCACTCAGAATAATTCAGAGCAGAAGTTACATAGTGTGTGAGGGTCCTAAAGGTCTTATGCATCTCAATGAAAAGCCTATgatatctgttaaaaaaaaaatctgtaacaggTCAGTGCGTCTGGGCTCGAAGGATAAGGAAAATTCATGGTAAGTGTTTCTCATatgctgtttattttatttataaggaGCAGACAAAAAAACAAATCCCCCTCAAGAAAAGCGCAGACAGCCCAGTATTACCTTTATTACACTGTTGATATAATGCAAATAATCAGAAGCTTCGTAATATTCCATGATGTCCAAGAAGAAGACAGATTGTTTAACAAGAAATTTGTAGTAAAATTCATATTCAATCATAGCAAAGCCTATTGTGCTTTTTAGTACATGTCTGCCTATCATTATGTGTAAGCCGTGTATATTCAGAAGTATAAGGAGCAGTAAATATGGAGCCATATTATTTAAATATTAGAGCTTTGTTAATAATgcattcacgccccctcccataggcttgcattgaggggcggagcgtgacatcacacggggtcagaggcgtgatgtcacacgccgccggccctacggtcaagcgtaatcagacccggagcgaacacgctccggggagtgATTACatacggggtgccacgtgcatgatcacgggcgtccccagctgcgggactcccgcgatcaggcatcttatcccctatccttttgataggggataagatgtgtaagcaccggagtacccctttaaatacaatctAAACAACAATTATGACAGTGTGTGCACAGATATCTCCTTTTCCATTGACTTTCATAGAGCACAATATGCATGAAAAACACATTTTATGATCatatttttaaagtaatttttaaAGGAGTGAAGCTAATTTGTTTGTTTTCAATTTCTACTTCTCCTTATGAGCTACAATAAACATGATGGCCTTATAGTCAATAAGGTCACTCACATTTGTTCTCTTCTTAACCACACAGTTATCTATAACAAATCCTTCTCCAACTAGAGCTTTCCTGGCAAAATCCTCATCATATGTGAGAGCATGGAACTTGTCTTTCCCGACTGTGTAATATGTCATATCTAAAAGCCCAAGTAATATAAGGTGTCCTCCGGATTTCAGCATCCCTGAGAACTTCCTGAGATATCTCCTGTAATCATCTTGGTCTTTGCTGATATCTTCTAGGAGCCGAACAATGATGATGCAATCTGCTGGCGGTAAGACTATCGGATCCgtcatattttctttttcaagGTCACATTTCATAACATGTTGAACGGCCGATCTCACTTTTTCTTCTTTGTCCTGTAACTGGTCACTGAAAGAGATGAAAACATATAGACAGTCCACATCAGTTTAGTAGTTAATTTTGGATTATTTTTTCTAGTACTGGTAGAAAGACTTAAAGGCTGTTGAACATGATggacatttgtctttttttttattgtaataacCGTATTGATGAGAACCGAAATATATGTGGATGCATGCAAAATGTTCTACTGACATCTTAAAGTAAGCAGAGGACTTCTCCCAAGAAGATGAGGTAATATGATGTTTTTATTTAATTCACCATTATGTCATAAGGTTTGCAGCAGTACAAATCTGAGCAAGCCCCACATTACTATTCCTACTTACTTGGACAAACCACCCTAAACTGAGGTCCTAAACAGGATGACAGCCCTTACACTGAAGTGAGTTCACAAGGGTGTCAGGAAAGTCAGACATGCCAGGTAAACAACACACTGGCCAAACAGCAAAATTAGCAGTCAAGAAGTTAACCAGAAACACACTAGAGagtaaaaaaactattttggcagCATAGTACAGAATCAGAAGCAATGACCGGACAAGCAAGGGTCAAACCTAGTAATAAGCGTGGTACAAAATAAGCAGGCAAGAGAAAGGGTCAGGTCACTTGCAGAGGTCAAATGACAGAATAGCACAATTCACAATTATGGGCATAGAACTGAGCAGCTGTCTAGTTTAAATCTGTCACCAGGCAATGTGGACGCTGGCAACGCAGCAGATTGGCCCAGCACTCCCACCTACTAATAGGGTAAGACGGCCACCTCATGCAGTAAAAAATGGCACTGCAAGACTGTCATCAGGATAACAAAAGACACCTCTGACCGAACCAAGGGTGGACCGGATTTGGCACTGGAGCATGGACAGGTACTTGTTACAATAAAGTATTTACAACCTAAACAATTCCAAGATCTGACTTCATATATCTTACACATCACAAG is a genomic window of Hyla sarda isolate aHylSar1 chromosome 10, aHylSar1.hap1, whole genome shotgun sequence containing:
- the LOC130293275 gene encoding indolethylamine N-methyltransferase-like; this encodes MGADLGQCTSILDVKRTAATSDRTKENLCELEIEGNIKGDVLIDLSSSSLVHHLFSACEFFKHTIVLKVTDRCILELKRWLDTRTGAFDWGHATKLHLEKENNSDQLQDKEEKVRSAVQHVMKCDLEKENMTDPIVLPPADCIIIVRLLEDISKDQDDYRRYLRKFSGMLKSGGHLILLGLLDMTYYTVGKDKFHALTYDEDFARKALVGEGFVIDNCVVKKRTNVSDLIDYKAIMFIVAHKEK